The proteins below are encoded in one region of Anoplopoma fimbria isolate UVic2021 breed Golden Eagle Sablefish chromosome 19, Afim_UVic_2022, whole genome shotgun sequence:
- the LOC129108512 gene encoding histone H4, producing MSGRGKGGKGLGKGGAKRHRKVLRDNIQGITKPAIRRLARRGGVKRISGLIYEETRGVLKVFLENVIRDAVTYTEHAKRKTVTAMDVVYALKRQGRTLYGFGG from the coding sequence ATGAGCGGAAGAGGCAAGGGAGGAAAAGGACTCGGTAAAGGAGGCGCCAAGCGTCACCGTAAAGTCCTCCGTGATAACATCCAGGGCATCACCAAGCCCGCTATCCGCCGTCTGGCTCGCCGCGGTGGAGTGAAGCGTATCTCCGGTCTGATCTACGAGGAGACCCGCGGTGTGTTGAAGGTCTTCCTGGAGAACGTGATCCGTGATGCCGTCACCTACACCGAGCACGCCAAGAGAAAGACCGTGACCGCCATGGATGTGGTGTATGCTCTGAAGAGACAGGGACGCACTCTGTACGGCTTCGGGGGATAA